One Cellulomonas taurus genomic region harbors:
- a CDS encoding bifunctional ADP-dependent NAD(P)H-hydrate dehydratase/NAD(P)H-hydrate epimerase, with protein sequence MIHGYTAAQIRAAEEPLLTAGRPLMQHAAFALAGAVAGELAARRGRVVGSTAVLLVGAGNNGGDTLHAGALLARRGVRVLALCTGSPHAEGLAALRRAGGRAVLVTDGLDEAGGNAGPDEGSQETDASGASDGPRAGAALPTLWAGDAAAEAATADVLLDGLLGIGGSGAPRGVAGVLTAVLAQTLTDRDDPAAGGPLVVAVDLPSGIGVDDGALPTDGTVLPADLTVTFGGVKAGLLLPPASALAGTVWPVDLGLPLDPERAAVIRLDPTDVAALWPVPGTGDHKYTRGVLGVVAGTARYPGAAVLAVTAAARSGVGMIRFQGPDRVVDAVLAARPEVVHGTGRVQAWLVGPGVDPEDGEQADGVRQSLAAALAAGQPVVADAGALSLLPERLAPSCVLTPHAGELATLLVGRGVQVDRAAVEREPVRWARRAQELTGATVLLKGATTVVVGAQGACLSQADGPGWLATAGAGDVLSGVLGALLAGRATEVVEDPSVTATLAAVAALVHGRAARRANPGGPIVALDVAEAVPGTVAELLAAAER encoded by the coding sequence ATGATCCACGGGTACACCGCCGCACAGATCCGGGCCGCCGAGGAACCCTTGCTGACCGCCGGGCGACCGCTGATGCAGCACGCTGCCTTCGCGCTGGCGGGCGCGGTGGCGGGGGAGCTGGCAGCACGTCGTGGCCGGGTGGTGGGGTCGACGGCGGTGCTGCTGGTCGGGGCCGGGAACAACGGCGGCGACACCCTGCACGCCGGAGCTCTGCTGGCCCGGCGTGGGGTGCGGGTCCTCGCGCTGTGCACCGGGTCGCCGCATGCCGAGGGGCTGGCCGCACTGCGCCGGGCCGGGGGGCGGGCGGTGCTGGTCACGGACGGGCTGGACGAGGCGGGCGGGAACGCGGGCCCGGACGAGGGGTCGCAGGAGACCGACGCATCGGGCGCCTCGGACGGTCCCCGTGCCGGGGCCGCCCTGCCGACCCTGTGGGCCGGGGACGCCGCCGCCGAGGCAGCCACCGCCGACGTGCTGTTGGACGGGCTGCTCGGCATCGGCGGTTCCGGTGCGCCCCGTGGTGTGGCCGGGGTGCTGACCGCGGTGCTCGCGCAGACGCTGACCGACCGGGATGATCCGGCGGCCGGGGGGCCGCTGGTGGTGGCGGTGGACCTGCCCAGCGGGATCGGTGTGGACGATGGGGCGCTGCCCACCGACGGCACCGTCCTCCCCGCGGACCTGACGGTGACCTTCGGCGGGGTGAAGGCGGGGCTGCTGCTTCCCCCGGCGAGCGCGCTGGCCGGCACGGTGTGGCCGGTCGACCTGGGTCTGCCGCTGGATCCGGAGCGTGCGGCGGTGATCCGCCTCGACCCCACGGATGTGGCGGCGCTGTGGCCGGTGCCGGGCACCGGTGACCACAAGTACACCCGCGGTGTGCTCGGTGTGGTGGCCGGGACCGCGCGGTACCCGGGGGCGGCGGTGCTCGCGGTGACCGCCGCCGCCCGGTCCGGGGTCGGGATGATCCGCTTCCAGGGACCGGACCGGGTGGTGGATGCGGTGCTGGCGGCTCGGCCGGAGGTGGTGCACGGGACCGGCCGGGTGCAGGCGTGGCTGGTCGGACCCGGAGTGGACCCGGAGGACGGCGAGCAGGCGGATGGGGTGCGGCAGTCGTTGGCGGCGGCGCTCGCGGCGGGGCAGCCGGTGGTGGCCGATGCCGGTGCGCTGAGCCTGCTGCCGGAACGGCTGGCGCCGTCGTGTGTCCTGACCCCGCACGCCGGGGAGCTGGCGACGCTGCTGGTCGGACGTGGCGTGCAGGTGGACCGCGCGGCGGTGGAGCGTGAGCCGGTGCGCTGGGCACGCCGGGCGCAGGAGCTGACCGGCGCGACGGTGTTGCTCAAGGGGGCGACGACGGTGGTGGTCGGCGCGCAGGGGGCGTGCCTCAGCCAGGCCGACGGACCGGGGTGGCTGGCGACCGCCGGGGCCGGTGACGTGCTGTCGGGGGTGCTCGGTGCGTTGCTGGCGGGCCGCGCGACCGAGGTGGTCGAGGACCCGTCGGTCACCGCGACCCTGGCGGCGGTGGCGGCGCTGGTGCACGGGCGGGCGGCCCGCCGGGCGAATCCCGGCGGACCGATCGTGGCGCTGGACGTGGCCGAGGCGGTGCCGGGGACGGTCGCGGAGCTGCTCGCGGCGGCCGAGCGATGA
- a CDS encoding LLM class F420-dependent oxidoreductase produces the protein MRFGLFIPQGWRQDLTGIAPAEHWAVMHDLAQHADTGDVWDSIWVYDHFHAVPEPNGEATHEAWSLINAYAATTRRVKLGQMCTCMSYRNPAYLAKVAATADLISGGRVQMGIGAGWYEHEWRAYGYGFPSAGERIAALDEGVQIMKQMWTNGVATLNGTHYQVDGAQLAPLPIQVDGPPLWIAGGGEKKTLRIAAEHAQFTNFDGTPAGFAHKSTVLQEHCAAIGRNYDEITRSANYNVVIGATEAEVDDKIAWVEEHYANTVPDKAPGLAEDFRNGPLVGTPEQIVEKLTELNDLGMTYAICYFLDAAYDRSSIELFEREVAPALR, from the coding sequence ATGCGCTTCGGACTCTTCATCCCCCAGGGTTGGCGGCAGGATCTCACCGGCATCGCACCGGCCGAGCACTGGGCCGTCATGCACGACCTCGCCCAGCACGCCGACACCGGTGACGTCTGGGACTCGATCTGGGTCTACGACCACTTCCACGCGGTGCCCGAGCCCAACGGCGAGGCGACCCACGAGGCGTGGAGCCTGATCAACGCCTACGCCGCCACCACCCGCCGGGTGAAGCTCGGCCAGATGTGCACCTGCATGTCCTACCGCAACCCCGCCTACCTCGCGAAGGTCGCCGCCACCGCCGACCTGATCAGCGGCGGGCGGGTGCAGATGGGCATCGGCGCCGGGTGGTACGAGCACGAGTGGCGCGCCTACGGCTACGGCTTCCCCTCCGCCGGGGAGCGGATCGCCGCACTGGACGAGGGTGTCCAGATCATGAAGCAGATGTGGACCAACGGCGTGGCCACCCTCAACGGGACGCACTACCAGGTCGACGGCGCCCAGCTCGCCCCGCTGCCGATCCAGGTCGACGGCCCGCCGCTGTGGATCGCCGGAGGCGGCGAGAAGAAGACCCTCCGGATCGCCGCCGAGCACGCGCAGTTCACGAACTTCGACGGCACCCCGGCCGGGTTCGCCCACAAGTCCACCGTGCTCCAGGAGCACTGCGCCGCCATCGGCCGCAACTACGACGAGATCACCCGCTCGGCCAACTACAACGTGGTGATCGGTGCCACTGAGGCCGAGGTGGACGACAAGATCGCCTGGGTCGAGGAGCACTACGCGAACACCGTCCCGGACAAGGCACCCGGCCTGGCCGAGGACTTCCGCAACGGACCGCTGGTCGGCACCCCCGAGCAGATCGTGGAGAAGCTCACCGAGCTGAACGACCTCGGCATGACCTACGCGATCTGCTACTTCCTCGACGCCGCCTACGACCGCAGCAGCATCGAGCTCTTCGAGCGCGAGGTCGCCCCGGCCCTGCGCTGA
- a CDS encoding holo-ACP synthase, whose protein sequence is MIVGVGIDVVDVARFIATVERVPALRERLFTPEERDLPDASLAARFAAKEAIAKALGAPGGMHWQDATVRRVVGEQPVVEVTGTVAAVADRLGVARFHLSISHDAGIASAMCVAERD, encoded by the coding sequence GTGATCGTCGGGGTGGGCATCGACGTGGTCGACGTCGCCCGCTTCATCGCCACGGTGGAGCGGGTGCCCGCCCTGCGCGAGCGACTCTTCACCCCGGAGGAGCGGGACCTGCCCGATGCGTCACTGGCAGCCCGGTTCGCCGCCAAGGAGGCGATCGCCAAGGCACTCGGCGCGCCGGGTGGGATGCACTGGCAGGACGCGACCGTGCGCCGGGTGGTCGGCGAACAACCGGTGGTCGAGGTCACCGGCACCGTCGCCGCGGTCGCCGACCGCCTCGGCGTCGCGCGCTTCCACCTCTCGATCTCCCACGACGCCGGCATCGCCAGCGCCATGTGCGTCGCCGAACGCGACTGA
- the glmS gene encoding glutamine--fructose-6-phosphate transaminase (isomerizing): MCGIVGYVGAHQPDGQPLEVALEGLRRLEYRGYDSAGVALVTADGLATAKKAGKLANLIGELEAHPLPPSTAAIGHTRWATHGGPTDVNAHPHVAGKIAIIHNGIIENFAQLKDTLIAEGVTLLSETDTEVVAHLLSAAYDEVGDLAEAMRTVVRGLHGTFTLLAVHADHPDTVVGARHDSPLVVGLGDGANYLGSDVAAFIARTDRALELAQDQVVTITPDAVVVTDFHGNAAEGREYTVDWDAAAAEKGGFRSFMDKEIADQPQAVADTLLGRTDTSGKLILDDLRIDESVLRSVDKIIVIACGTAAYAGHVAKYAIEHWCRIPVEVELAHEFRYRDPIVNARTLVVAISQSGETMDTLMAIRHAREQGAKVLAICNTHGSTIPRESDAVLYTHAGPEVAVASTKAFLAQITAAYLLGLYLAQLRGNKYADEIGEILTDLRAMPGKIQEVLDRSDRVREIARWMADTSSVLFLGRHVGFPVAMEGALKLKELAYIHAEGFAAGELKHGPIALIEPGQPVFVIVPSPRGRDSLHSKVVSNIQEIRARGARTLVIAEEGDEAVRAYSDEVFYVPQSPTLLAPLLSVVPLQIFACELATARGLDVDQPRNLAKSVTVE; this comes from the coding sequence ATGTGTGGAATCGTCGGATACGTCGGGGCTCACCAGCCGGATGGACAGCCGTTGGAGGTCGCCCTCGAGGGCCTGCGTCGACTGGAGTACCGGGGGTACGACTCCGCCGGTGTCGCCCTGGTCACCGCTGACGGCCTCGCCACCGCGAAGAAGGCCGGGAAGCTCGCGAACCTGATCGGCGAGCTGGAGGCCCACCCGCTGCCGCCGTCGACCGCCGCGATCGGCCACACCCGCTGGGCCACGCACGGCGGGCCGACCGACGTGAACGCGCACCCGCACGTCGCCGGCAAGATCGCCATCATCCACAACGGCATCATCGAGAACTTCGCGCAGCTGAAGGACACTCTGATCGCCGAGGGCGTGACGCTGCTGTCCGAGACCGACACCGAGGTGGTCGCCCACCTGCTGTCCGCCGCCTACGACGAGGTCGGCGACCTGGCCGAGGCGATGCGCACGGTGGTCCGTGGCCTGCACGGCACGTTCACCCTGCTCGCCGTGCACGCCGACCACCCGGACACCGTGGTCGGTGCCCGGCACGACAGCCCGCTGGTCGTCGGCCTCGGTGACGGCGCGAACTACCTGGGGTCGGATGTCGCGGCGTTCATCGCCCGCACCGATCGCGCGCTGGAGCTGGCGCAGGACCAGGTGGTCACGATCACCCCCGACGCCGTCGTGGTCACCGACTTCCACGGGAACGCCGCCGAGGGCCGCGAGTACACCGTCGACTGGGACGCCGCCGCCGCCGAGAAGGGCGGATTCCGCTCCTTCATGGACAAGGAGATCGCCGACCAGCCGCAGGCCGTCGCCGACACCCTGCTCGGCCGCACCGACACCTCCGGCAAGCTGATCCTGGACGACCTGCGGATCGACGAGTCGGTGCTGCGCTCGGTGGACAAGATCATCGTGATCGCCTGCGGCACCGCCGCCTACGCCGGTCACGTCGCGAAGTACGCCATCGAGCACTGGTGCCGGATCCCGGTCGAGGTGGAGCTCGCGCACGAGTTCCGCTACCGCGACCCGATCGTCAACGCCCGCACCCTGGTGGTCGCGATCTCCCAGTCCGGGGAGACCATGGACACCCTGATGGCGATCCGGCACGCCCGGGAGCAGGGCGCGAAGGTGCTGGCGATCTGCAACACCCACGGGTCGACCATCCCGCGCGAGTCGGACGCGGTGCTCTACACCCACGCCGGCCCCGAGGTCGCTGTGGCGTCCACCAAGGCGTTCCTGGCGCAGATCACCGCCGCCTACCTGCTCGGGCTGTACCTCGCCCAGCTGCGCGGCAACAAGTACGCCGACGAGATCGGCGAGATCCTCACCGACCTGCGGGCGATGCCGGGCAAGATCCAGGAGGTGCTCGACCGCTCCGACCGGGTGCGGGAGATCGCGCGCTGGATGGCCGACACCTCCTCGGTGCTGTTCCTCGGCCGGCACGTCGGGTTCCCGGTGGCGATGGAGGGCGCGCTCAAGCTCAAGGAGCTGGCCTACATCCACGCCGAGGGTTTCGCGGCCGGCGAGCTCAAGCACGGTCCGATCGCGCTGATCGAGCCGGGGCAGCCGGTGTTCGTCATCGTGCCCAGCCCGCGTGGCCGGGACTCGCTGCACTCCAAGGTGGTCTCCAACATCCAGGAGATCCGCGCCCGCGGTGCCCGCACCCTGGTGATCGCGGAGGAGGGCGACGAGGCGGTGCGCGCCTACTCCGACGAGGTGTTCTACGTGCCGCAGTCGCCGACGCTGCTCGCGCCGCTGCTGTCCGTGGTGCCGTTGCAGATCTTCGCCTGCGAGCTGGCCACCGCCCGCGGCCTGGACGTCGACCAGCCGCGCAACCTGGCGAAGTCCGTCACGGTCGAGTGA
- the coaA gene encoding type I pantothenate kinase, protein MRSDAAVSSSPFVDLDREAWVRLSESTPLPLGDDDVTRLRGLGDPIDLAEVDAIYRPLSRLLDLYITATRRLHAASSTFLHEDTPRTPYVIGVAGSVAVGKSTTARLLRELIARWPATPNVALMTTDGFLYPNAELERRGLMGRKGFPESYDRRRLLQFVSRVKAGHSEVRAPVYDHLTYDIVPGAEVVVRRPDVLIVEGLNVLQPARPATEGSTSNLAVSDFFDFSIYVDARTEDARQWYVDRFLSLRSTAFSQPESYFHRYAGLSDAEAVAKAESIWDSINAPNLVRNILPTRSRATLVLTKGRDHAVRRVRLRKL, encoded by the coding sequence GTGCGATCCGACGCAGCCGTCAGCTCCTCCCCGTTCGTCGACCTGGACCGCGAGGCCTGGGTCCGGCTGTCCGAGTCCACCCCGCTCCCGCTCGGTGACGACGACGTGACCCGACTGCGCGGTCTGGGCGACCCGATCGACCTGGCCGAGGTGGATGCGATCTACCGCCCGCTGTCCCGGCTGCTCGACCTCTACATCACAGCGACCCGTCGACTGCACGCGGCGTCCTCGACCTTCCTGCACGAGGACACCCCGCGCACGCCCTACGTGATCGGCGTCGCCGGGTCGGTGGCGGTGGGCAAGTCGACCACCGCCCGCCTGCTCCGGGAGCTGATCGCCCGCTGGCCCGCGACGCCGAACGTCGCGCTGATGACCACCGACGGCTTCCTGTACCCGAATGCCGAGCTGGAGCGGCGTGGGCTGATGGGGCGCAAGGGCTTCCCGGAGAGCTACGACCGCCGCCGACTGCTGCAGTTCGTCTCCCGGGTCAAGGCCGGTCACAGCGAGGTCCGTGCCCCGGTCTACGACCACCTGACCTACGACATCGTGCCCGGTGCCGAGGTGGTGGTCCGCCGTCCGGACGTGCTGATCGTCGAGGGGCTGAACGTGTTGCAGCCGGCCCGTCCGGCGACCGAGGGCAGCACCAGCAACCTCGCCGTGAGCGACTTCTTCGACTTCTCGATCTACGTCGACGCCCGGACCGAGGACGCCCGGCAGTGGTACGTGGACCGGTTCCTGTCCCTGCGCTCGACCGCGTTCAGCCAGCCGGAGTCGTACTTCCACCGCTACGCGGGGCTGAGCGATGCCGAGGCGGTCGCCAAGGCGGAGAGCATCTGGGACTCGATCAACGCGCCCAACCTGGTGCGGAACATCCTGCCCACCCGCAGCCGGGCCACCCTGGTGCTCACCAAGGGCCGCGACCACGCGGTGCGCCGGGTACGGCTCCGCAAGCTGTAG
- a CDS encoding DedA family protein has protein sequence MLQDWITAIEGWIPAMAGSPWAYPALALFAMIDGFFPPIPSESVVIALASVAVTSGSPNLLLIALAAAVGAWVGDQIAYQIGSKVDVHRIRFFRGERGAKALAWAEHALRHRGSSFILAARYVPIGRVAVNMTAGALGYPRRRFMALTALAGATWAGYGTLIGLGAGVWLEDHPLIAVVVGVVVGTVVGLAIDWVLRRFTRVSDVPLGAVPEVADDQRDAADAPGTDMQVEAVELSATPVGTHAPRPAG, from the coding sequence GTGCTTCAGGACTGGATCACGGCGATCGAGGGGTGGATCCCCGCGATGGCCGGGTCGCCGTGGGCCTATCCCGCGCTGGCCCTGTTCGCGATGATCGACGGGTTCTTCCCGCCGATCCCGTCGGAGTCGGTGGTGATCGCGCTCGCCTCGGTCGCGGTGACCAGCGGGTCGCCGAACCTGCTGTTGATCGCGCTCGCCGCGGCCGTCGGCGCCTGGGTCGGGGACCAGATCGCCTACCAGATCGGCTCGAAGGTCGACGTGCACCGGATCCGGTTCTTCCGCGGTGAACGCGGCGCCAAGGCGTTGGCCTGGGCCGAACACGCCCTGCGGCACCGCGGCTCCTCCTTCATCCTCGCCGCCCGGTACGTGCCGATCGGCCGGGTGGCGGTGAACATGACCGCCGGTGCGCTGGGCTACCCGCGACGGCGGTTCATGGCGCTGACAGCGCTGGCCGGGGCCACCTGGGCGGGCTACGGCACCCTGATCGGTCTGGGCGCCGGGGTCTGGCTGGAGGACCATCCGCTGATCGCGGTCGTGGTCGGCGTGGTGGTCGGCACCGTGGTCGGCCTGGCGATCGACTGGGTGCTGCGCCGGTTCACCCGGGTCAGTGACGTGCCGCTCGGCGCGGTGCCCGAGGTGGCGGACGATCAGCGCGACGCCGCCGACGCACCCGGGACGGACATGCAGGTCGAGGCCGTCGAGCTGTCGGCCACGCCGGTCGGCACGCACGCGCCGCGCCCGGCGGGCTGA
- a CDS encoding peptide deformylase, with protein MTDDRVHPDPVATGWPDAPGSEHARQATWPDELVQEQVAAVIAAAAQDPQGIVPIVQAGHPALRMRAVPLTGQLDAATLTELIAVMRRTMHAAPGVGLAAPQIGLPIALAVIADPGAGDPEVEAVRERPALPFRVLVNPTYSPVPDEDPEPVSFYEGCLSVEGYQAVVPRLRRLRLRCTDEHGTAVDEVVQGWPARIVQHETDHLHGVLYLDRALTRSLSAVDDFGAHWAGQPRPEDAARTLGF; from the coding sequence GTGACCGACGACCGCGTGCACCCCGACCCCGTGGCGACCGGCTGGCCCGACGCCCCGGGGTCGGAGCACGCGCGCCAGGCGACCTGGCCGGACGAGCTGGTCCAGGAGCAAGTGGCGGCCGTGATCGCCGCCGCGGCCCAGGACCCGCAGGGCATCGTGCCGATCGTGCAGGCCGGGCACCCGGCGCTGCGGATGCGCGCGGTGCCGCTGACCGGACAGCTCGACGCCGCCACCCTGACCGAGCTGATCGCGGTGATGCGCCGGACCATGCACGCGGCCCCCGGGGTCGGGTTGGCGGCGCCTCAGATCGGGCTGCCGATCGCCCTCGCCGTGATCGCCGACCCCGGTGCCGGCGACCCCGAGGTCGAGGCGGTGCGCGAGCGCCCGGCGCTGCCGTTCCGGGTGCTGGTCAACCCGACCTACAGCCCGGTCCCCGACGAGGACCCGGAGCCGGTGTCCTTCTACGAGGGCTGCCTCAGCGTCGAGGGCTACCAGGCAGTGGTGCCCCGGCTGCGCCGACTGCGGCTGCGCTGCACCGACGAACACGGCACCGCCGTCGACGAGGTGGTCCAGGGCTGGCCCGCCCGCATCGTCCAGCACGAGACCGACCACCTGCACGGCGTGCTCTACCTGGACCGAGCGCTGACCCGCTCGCTGTCCGCCGTCGACGACTTCGGTGCGCACTGGGCCGGACAGCCGCGGCCCGAGGACGCCGCCCGCACCCTCGGATTCTGA
- the glmM gene encoding phosphoglucosamine mutase, with the protein MGRLFGTDGVRGLANRDVTAEVALDLSVAAAHVLGSRGEFAGHRPRAVVGRDPRASGEFLSAAVAAGLASAGVDVINVGVLPTPAVAHLTGALGVDLGVVLSASHNPMPDNGIKFLSRGGLKLDDDLELAIEARLREDWERPLGGDVGRIRTDTGQAGEQYIAHLVQTIGGTSLAGLRIAVDCANGAASEVGPAALREAGADVVVINASPDGRNINEACGSTHPEQLQAAVVASGADLGVAFDGDADRCLAVDHTGALVDGDQIMGVLALALRERGALADDTLVVTVMSNLGLRLAMQAAGVRTVETAVGDRYVLEEMRAHGYSLGGEQSGHVIMADHATTGDGTLTALHLAARVAQTGQKLSELAGVVNRLPQTLINVPGVDRTRVQADEPLQAAVAAAAAELGHTGRVLLRPSGTEPLVRVMVEAATQEHADRVAGGLADVVKDRLAL; encoded by the coding sequence ATGGGACGACTGTTCGGCACCGATGGGGTGCGTGGCCTGGCCAACCGGGATGTCACGGCGGAGGTGGCGCTGGACCTGTCGGTCGCCGCCGCGCACGTGCTCGGCTCGCGTGGGGAGTTCGCCGGACACCGGCCGCGTGCAGTGGTCGGCCGTGATCCGCGCGCATCCGGGGAGTTCCTGTCGGCGGCGGTCGCCGCCGGACTGGCCTCCGCGGGTGTCGACGTGATCAACGTCGGTGTGCTGCCCACCCCTGCCGTCGCACACCTGACCGGTGCGCTGGGCGTCGACCTCGGCGTGGTGCTGTCCGCCTCGCACAACCCGATGCCGGACAACGGGATCAAGTTCCTGTCCCGCGGTGGTCTGAAGCTGGACGACGACCTGGAGCTGGCCATCGAGGCCCGGCTGCGCGAGGACTGGGAGCGGCCGCTCGGCGGCGACGTCGGCCGGATCCGGACCGACACCGGGCAGGCCGGTGAGCAGTACATCGCCCACCTGGTGCAGACCATCGGCGGCACCTCGCTGGCCGGGCTGCGGATCGCGGTGGACTGCGCGAACGGCGCCGCCAGTGAGGTCGGCCCCGCGGCGCTCCGGGAGGCCGGCGCCGACGTCGTGGTGATCAACGCCTCGCCGGACGGCCGCAACATCAACGAGGCCTGCGGGTCCACCCACCCCGAACAGCTGCAGGCGGCCGTCGTGGCCTCCGGCGCCGACCTGGGGGTGGCCTTCGACGGCGACGCCGACCGCTGCCTGGCGGTGGACCACACCGGTGCGCTGGTGGACGGCGACCAGATCATGGGCGTCCTGGCCCTCGCTCTGCGGGAGCGCGGCGCGCTGGCCGACGACACCCTGGTCGTCACCGTGATGAGCAACCTGGGTCTGCGGCTCGCGATGCAGGCGGCCGGGGTGCGCACGGTGGAGACCGCCGTCGGCGACCGGTACGTCCTGGAGGAGATGCGCGCGCACGGCTACTCGCTCGGTGGCGAGCAGTCCGGCCACGTGATCATGGCCGACCACGCGACCACCGGCGACGGCACGCTGACCGCCCTGCATCTGGCGGCCCGGGTGGCGCAGACCGGTCAGAAGCTCAGCGAGCTGGCCGGGGTCGTGAACCGCCTGCCGCAGACGCTGATCAACGTCCCCGGCGTGGACCGCACCCGGGTGCAGGCCGACGAGCCGCTGCAGGCGGCGGTCGCCGCCGCTGCGGCCGAGCTCGGACACACCGGCCGGGTGCTGCTGCGCCCCTCCGGCACCGAGCCGCTGGTCCGGGTGATGGTCGAGGCCGCCACCCAGGAGCACGCCGACCGGGTCGCCGGTGGGCTCGCCGACGTGGTGAAGGACCGGCTGGCGCTGTGA
- the rpsI gene encoding 30S ribosomal protein S9 has translation MAETTVDYDLEGETPSSYTSETAAPAGRGQSLTAPGQALGRRKEAIARVRLVPGTGQWKINGRTLEEYFPNKVHQQLVNSPLKLVEVEGRFDVIARISGGGVSGQAGALRLGISRALNEIDAESNRPALKKAGFLTRDARVVERKKAGLKKARKAPQYSKR, from the coding sequence GTGGCCGAGACCACGGTCGACTACGACCTTGAGGGCGAGACCCCCAGCAGCTACACCTCCGAGACCGCCGCGCCGGCGGGTCGTGGCCAGAGCCTGACGGCTCCGGGCCAGGCCCTGGGCCGCCGCAAGGAGGCGATCGCCCGCGTGCGCCTGGTGCCCGGCACCGGCCAGTGGAAGATCAACGGGCGCACGCTCGAGGAGTACTTCCCGAACAAGGTGCACCAGCAGCTCGTCAACTCCCCGCTGAAGCTGGTGGAGGTCGAGGGCCGCTTCGACGTCATCGCCCGCATCTCGGGTGGCGGCGTCTCCGGCCAGGCCGGTGCGCTGCGTCTGGGCATCTCCCGGGCGCTGAACGAGATCGACGCCGAGAGCAACCGCCCGGCGCTGAAGAAGGCCGGCTTCCTGACCCGCGACGCCCGCGTCGTCGAGCGGAAGAAGGCTGGACTCAAGAAGGCCCGCAAGGCGCCTCAGTACTCCAAGCGCTGA
- the rplM gene encoding 50S ribosomal protein L13 translates to MRTYTPKPGDVQRNWYVIDATDVVLGRLATHVATLLRGKHKATFAPHVDGGDFVIVINAEKVALTGNKRETKLAYRHSGYPGGLRATPYSELLEKHPERAIEKAVRGMLPKSSLARQQLSKLKVYAGAEHPHAAQQPQPFEITQVAQG, encoded by the coding sequence GTGCGCACGTACACCCCGAAGCCCGGCGACGTCCAGCGGAACTGGTACGTCATCGACGCGACCGATGTTGTCCTTGGCCGGCTGGCCACCCACGTGGCGACCCTGCTGCGCGGCAAGCACAAGGCGACGTTTGCTCCCCACGTGGACGGCGGTGACTTCGTCATCGTCATCAACGCGGAGAAGGTCGCCCTGACCGGCAACAAGCGTGAGACCAAGCTCGCCTACCGCCACTCCGGTTACCCGGGTGGTCTGCGGGCGACCCCGTACTCCGAGCTGCTCGAGAAGCACCCGGAGCGCGCGATCGAGAAGGCTGTCCGGGGCATGCTCCCGAAGAGCTCGCTCGCTCGCCAGCAGCTGTCGAAGCTGAAGGTCTACGCAGGCGCCGAGCACCCGCACGCCGCCCAGCAGCCCCAGCCCTTCGAGATCACCCAGGTCGCGCAGGGCTGA